In Lonchura striata isolate bLonStr1 chromosome 2, bLonStr1.mat, whole genome shotgun sequence, a single genomic region encodes these proteins:
- the LOC110474927 gene encoding oligodendrocyte transcription factor 2: MDSDASLVSSRPSSPEPDDLFLTARNKGSGGGFTGGTVSSSTQSDSPPELSAELRSAMSAAGVVVVDKLGFKSSSSSSSSSSSSSSKKDKKQMTEPELQQLRLKINSRERKRMHDLNIAMDGLREVMPYAHGPSVRKLSKIATLLLARNYILMLTNSLEEMKRLVSEIYGGHHAGFHPAACPGGMGAHSAPLPGHPGHPASHPVHHPILPPAAVSSASLPGSGLSAVSSIRPPHGLLKSPSAAAAAAAAAAPLGSGFQHWGGMPCPCSMCQVSAPPHHHVSGMGTASLPRLATDTK, from the coding sequence ATGGACTCGGACGCCAGCCTGGTTTCCAGCCGCCCGTCCTCCCCGGAGCCCGATGACCTCTTCCTCACGGCCAGGAATAAAGGCAGCGGCGGGGGCTTCACGGGCGGCACCGTGTCCAGCTCCACGCAGAGCGATTCCCCGCcggagctgagcgccgagctGCGCAGCGCCATGAGCGCCGcgggggtggtggtggtggacAAGCTGGGCTTCAAGTCctcgtcgtcgtcgtcctcctcgtcctcctcttcctcctccaagAAGGACAAGAAGCAGATGACGGAGccggagctgcagcagctgcggCTGAAGATCAACAGCCGGGAGCGCAAGCGGATGCACGACCTGAACATCGCCATGGACGGGCTGCGGGAGGTGATGCCCTACGCGCACGGCCCGTCGGTGCGCAAGCTCTCCAAGATCGCCACGCTCCTCCTGGCGCGCAACTACATCCTCATGCTCACCAACTCCCTGGAGGAGATGAAGCGCCTGGTCAGCGAGATCTACGGCGGCCACCACGCCGGCTTCCACCCCGCCGCCTGCCCCGGCGGCATGGGCGCGCACTCGGCGCCGCTGCCCGGCCACCCGGGCCACCCGGCCTCGCACCCCGTGCACCACCCCATCCTGCCCCCCGCCGCCGTGTCCAGCGCCTCCCTGCCCGGCTCCGGCCTCTCGGCCGTCAGCTCCATCCGGCCCCCGCACGGGCTCCTCAAGTCGCcctcggccgccgccgccgccgccgccgccgccgccccgctgGGCAGCGGCTTCCAGCACTGGGGGGGGATGCCGTGCCCCTGCAGCATGTGCCAGGTGTCGGCCCCGCCGCACCACCACGTCTCCGGCATGGGCACCGCCAGCCTGCCCAGATTAGCCACCGACACCAAATGA